The Ruania alba genome has a window encoding:
- a CDS encoding RNA polymerase sigma factor has protein sequence MKAGPEGRFETLYWENHRELLAFIRRRTEAEAEDIVAETFVVAWRRIDDVPVDARPWLFGVARNVLRNHLRAQNRQLLLKVRIDQQPEEPQTDLATSIANRQDLADAWNRLTPAEQEVISLVAWEELSNDQAATVLGTTKSAFAVRLFRARRRLLHLLNRTTQKGGHHG, from the coding sequence ATGAAGGCCGGCCCGGAGGGGCGGTTCGAGACTCTCTACTGGGAGAATCACCGTGAGTTGCTGGCCTTCATCCGCCGCCGCACAGAGGCGGAGGCCGAGGACATTGTGGCCGAGACGTTCGTGGTGGCATGGCGTCGGATTGACGATGTGCCCGTGGACGCGCGCCCGTGGCTGTTCGGGGTGGCGCGCAACGTGCTGCGCAACCACCTGCGAGCCCAGAACCGCCAGCTCTTGCTCAAGGTCCGGATCGACCAGCAACCCGAGGAACCACAGACCGACCTGGCCACGTCGATCGCGAACCGTCAGGACTTGGCCGATGCGTGGAACCGACTCACCCCCGCCGAGCAGGAGGTCATCTCGCTCGTGGCGTGGGAGGAACTCAGCAACGACCAGGCAGCCACCGTGCTGGGCACCACGAAGTCGGCCTTCGCTGTCCGGTTGTTCCGGGCTCGGCGGCGGCTGCTGCACCTACTGAACCGCACCACACAGAAGGGGGGACACCATGGCTGA
- a CDS encoding SDR family oxidoreductase, with amino-acid sequence MSMQPRAVVTGASTGIGAATVRALRGRGYAVVATARREERLRALAEETGCDTVAADLTEPDDVARLAEHVRAGGGLTALVNNAGGARGADPVERGDIDDWEEMYRINVLSTLRVTQALLPALRAGGGGDVLVLTSTAAHDTYPGGGGYVAAKHAERVIANTLRLELGGEPIRVIEIAPGMVRTEEFSLNRLGDAGAADAVYDGVQNPLTADDIADAITWTLTRPRHVNIDSMLIRPVAQSSNTQVARHVGL; translated from the coding sequence ATGAGCATGCAGCCGCGCGCCGTGGTGACCGGCGCATCCACCGGAATCGGTGCCGCCACGGTGCGGGCACTGCGGGGGCGAGGGTACGCCGTCGTGGCCACGGCGCGCCGGGAAGAGCGCCTGCGGGCGCTTGCCGAGGAAACCGGGTGCGACACGGTGGCCGCCGATCTCACTGAGCCCGACGACGTCGCTCGCCTCGCCGAGCATGTGCGAGCTGGGGGCGGCCTGACCGCGCTGGTGAACAACGCTGGCGGCGCTCGCGGGGCGGACCCGGTCGAACGTGGGGACATCGATGACTGGGAGGAGATGTACCGGATCAACGTGCTCTCCACCCTGCGGGTGACGCAGGCGCTGCTGCCTGCGCTGCGGGCCGGCGGAGGCGGGGACGTGCTGGTGCTCACCTCGACCGCCGCGCACGACACCTACCCTGGCGGTGGCGGCTATGTCGCGGCCAAGCACGCCGAGCGGGTCATCGCGAACACGTTGCGCCTCGAGCTGGGCGGCGAACCGATCCGGGTGATCGAGATCGCCCCCGGGATGGTGCGCACCGAGGAGTTCTCGCTGAATCGGCTCGGCGATGCCGGTGCGGCGGACGCGGTCTACGACGGGGTGCAGAACCCGCTCACCGCCGACGACATCGCCGACGCGATCACGTGGACGCTCACCCGCCCCCGGCACGTGAACATCGACTCGATGCTGATTCGGCCGGTGGCGCAGTCGTCCAACACGCAGGTGGCGCGGCACGTCGGACTGTAG